One genomic region from Microcystis panniformis FACHB-1757 encodes:
- a CDS encoding DUF1345 domain-containing protein, translated as MVKKTARKPSYTQIRWLCQIIVALIVLMLPVTITLRLVLAFLFALIVAIMLLAYRISCLAPWQLELLKPPNHRGAFLESLFYTIGSFGLLIYLIASEHAIVHFACGFLGIISAWLAIQLIYSQEYAVRYYHDGKGLVFPDCDRPNWTEFLYQGFCMAACYQTSDTSINSTAMRQLVATHGMLSYFLSVSIIAIIFGMIGNLL; from the coding sequence ATGGTCAAAAAAACCGCTAGAAAACCCAGCTATACTCAAATTCGCTGGCTCTGTCAAATAATTGTCGCTCTGATTGTCTTAATGCTGCCGGTAACTATTACTCTGCGACTGGTTTTAGCTTTTCTTTTCGCTTTGATAGTGGCAATTATGTTACTAGCTTACAGAATTTCTTGCCTTGCCCCCTGGCAGCTAGAACTATTAAAACCTCCCAATCATCGGGGGGCATTTCTGGAATCCCTATTTTATACGATCGGCAGTTTCGGACTATTAATTTATCTGATCGCTTCCGAACACGCCATCGTTCATTTTGCCTGTGGTTTTTTGGGTATTATTAGTGCTTGGTTAGCCATACAATTGATCTACAGCCAAGAATATGCAGTACGCTACTATCACGATGGTAAAGGCCTAGTTTTTCCCGATTGCGATCGACCTAATTGGACGGAATTTCTCTATCAAGGTTTTTGTATGGCGGCTTGTTATCAAACCTCTGATACAAGTATTAATAGTACGGCAATGCGGCAGCTGGTAGCAACCCACGGGATGCTTTCCTATTTTTTATCCGTCTCGATTATTGCTATTATTTTTGGCATGATTGGTAATTTACTCTAA